The genomic region CTTCCTGCGTGATTGCCAGCTCTGATTCAAGCTCAGCAATTTGCTTCTGCAATTGATAAACTGCACTTGCAGACCCATACACTGGGTCTGCCAATCTGGCGTTTGCTTCATACGCCATGTTATTTACTGCAACCGCcctttcattttcttccacatCCTAAACCAATTCAACATAAGAACCGAATAAGTTCCACTCCCTGATTGAAAGACACAAAGTAAACAAAACTGAAATGGCGTATGAAAAAATTACTTGAAGCATTTTCAGTACATTACTGGTTCCAAACACTCTATGGACTATTTCGAATTTGTGGGGATCGGTGGATGGAAAATGAGGAGCCATTATACATGACTCAGAACATTTTTTTCGCTGCCACATGCAGCTTGCGCATCTCTTAATCTTGTTTGTTGCCATAATGTTCCTCAAACTGAAACCGGAGGCGATAGATAAACTAGGGACTGCAACTTCTTGAAACTGCTTTTAACCTAAATTACACGGGATTATTCAGGGCCAATTCATATTCAATGGTCAATTTGCGACTGCGGAAGCGTGTTTTTTTCGGGTTTGCCGCCAATGCATTCTAAAAAATACGCGGTCCATATTATTCTGCAGTAAACTACTTTTTAATTATAGTAAAGGACCTTTCCGTCTTGTAAAATATTTAAAATGCTAAAAAGTAAACCCTGATATTGTAAAGTCGCAGAGTTTTTTATCAATCACGCTACAATTTTAGAATTTTACAAGTTTAGCCAACCAGCATTGGCCTACCGAAAGCGATGGATAAAATGGTACATTGTTGGAAGTCACTCtggagtgggggtgaatcagagtgCTATAAACTTCATCATCAAAAACAAGACAAGTTTTTTTTAATTATAGTAAAGGACCTTTCCGTCTTGTAAAATATTTAAAATGCTAAAAAGTAAACCCTGATATTGTAAAGTCACAGAGTTTTTTATCAATCATGGTACAATTTTAGAATTTTACAAGTTTAGCCAACCAGCATTGGCCTAACGAAAGTGATGGATAAAATGGTACATTGTTGGAAGTGGATTCACTctaaagggggggtgaatcagagtgttatAAACTTCATCATAAAAAACAAGACAAGCTTGAATGTTCAACTTTAAGGTTGAAATTTACTTGAACAATTGAAAGCAGTTGAACCTTGTGTAGAAACATTTAATTCCTTTCAAAAGCATTGTAAGATAGTTCAAGTAAATTTACTAGACAATCTGTGTATGCTCTATATAATACATCTTTTACTACAACTGACTATTCTAATAAAGTATCCACATGCAATGAACATAACAGATTTTATTGACAATAATTTTACAGATGAATGAACAATATTGAGTATAGAGCTTGACAAATTGAATGAACATAAAATAATAATCAAAGAGAAACAAACAACAATACACAACACAagaatttcatgagtggaaaaacCTTCATGGGGTATTAAAAACCATTCGTAAGCTACCAATTTTATTCCATCTCAAAAGCATCAACTTATCACAATGGTGGAGTCTCAACACATTATCTTTAATGCCAATCACAAATTTAAAAAAAACCCTCAAAGATAATGAACGCTAGTAGAGTCTCTTCTCAACACCTCTCAAATTTTTGAGCCCTATGAATAGTTGCTCTCAATGCTGACCTTACAACTGCATTGTGACTGCActcccaaaatcatgattgaaaacAACTAACAAAAGGTTTTTCAATGAAACCAATTACAAGACGCACTATTGTTTAGTACCACAAAAACTTTCAAACTCAAGATATAAATATCATGTAGCTTGACACAACCGAAAATCTCTTTTTTAAAAAGAATGTTAAATGATCTGCTCAAACTTCTGTTCAAACCTTCTTTTGCATTTTTTCTTCTTCGGCCCAAGAAAACAGAGACCATATTTTCAtgatgaagaattgtcttatactTAACGTTCACATTTCACAAAACCCTGAAGAGTGGTTTTAAAACAAATCCTTAACTGAAAGAACCATTCACCAAATCGGTAGAACTTTGTTCCTAAATAAGAAAAGattctcattttatttttttaacttctCTGATTTAAAAAACtgattttcaaaaatagaaactagTTAAAGTTAACTAGTTATAAAATCTTTTCAAAACACAAATCTGAATCTTGGCTTGTAATGCAAAGATACCTGATTATGCCAGCcaaaatgttgggaaaaatggtgtctcaaccttgcatttatgtgaggttactatttatagtaagttttcatttgagcacgaaatggtgcgaaactctccctgaagcttctggttggctagataagcattctggtaaagtttcgtcgcaaggtcacatctagttttgaagatattaaagttttcgtcttggaggggtgcaataaaatatttaaacttaattttggggactttagaggctccgaaatgccctgaaaagtggccgtaacttgtgaagcgggttacaaggtgatagagcacttcgcgagctttccggcgcttcaaacggttcgtcaatcggacacccggttctcaagttatggcctccggaagtttgtactcctgaaataggaaaaaataatttgtatcgaatacataaatgagctgtaaaagggagcgacacgtgttgatgtgtgctttaacatgtcatagagcatctagaagggagataaggtcggctacaccttattgggtggttttagcccatggtttgtaataccgtttgacggtttcctgtattgtatctcctatttatgaggtgtgtgagatagaggttgtgtgtaagagtcttatggctattgagttgcctctgaatctctgattaatggtactcctgcgaaaagcttgctttgcaagtatgttgtaatctgttttgattgctgaataaaatattgagctgcttttggagtgtggggtttttctcccgaaagggttttccccacgtaaatcattgtgttgtggtatgaatgttattatatctatttctattttctgtaactgttgtaacgatctgaaaaagttttgcattaccctcctctcaaggttagtgtaggaagttgtttctgctactttacttccttacaagtggtatcagagcctgatcacctttggtttcaattgtgggcagttgggttttttgaactaatccagatttgagtgggagcttgtgcagaagacactttttgatcttgttgcaggaatattcagatggcgagttcgtcagggagaatagaggtggagaaatttaatggaagtaattttgagatgtggaagctgaagatggaagatctgctaatagatcgagatctttgggatgctgttgatgcgaatgtccaaaggccctcagatcctactgcggcagctcagtatgatgttatggaccgaaaagccaagggtctaatcagactgtgcctgacagactctgttctaatcaatgtccatgaagagaactctgcaaagaagctatggactaagcttggtgagatgtatcaagtgaaatctttattaaatcaaattttcttaagaaagaaattgtattccttgaagatggaagagggtggacgaattgcagaccacctggaagcattcaatatgttggtggctcaattagtatccgtcggtgttaagatggacgaggaggagaaatgtcagatcttgttttgttctttgcctgattcgtgggattctcttgttatggctatcagtagtacttctgttgttttgaaatctgaagacgtggtgggtgccctactcggtgaagagatgcgaaggaaggtatccatcagttcaaaggaagccctaaccgttcgtggaagacctaaggagaaaggcaagaaaaatgagaagcgcgacaagtccaaatccaaagggagatcgaaatctcctggaaagtccaaagtcatttgctggaactgcggtaaaccgggtcacatccgtaaggactacaaagaagaaaagaagaagaagaaaaagaaaaagttcgattctgattctgagttcgacaaggaagatggcgatgcctttattgcggctttggcgactcatgcaggtaatgatgcctggctaattgactcaggtgcatcttttcatatgacttccaatagagattggttttctgaatatgaaggatttaatggaggtaaggtgtacttgggtgatgattcacatctagacattgttggtcgaggtaaagttagaatcaggttttctgatggtagaataaaaaggattaatggtgtgttgcatatccctggattaaaacgaaacctgttatctgtgaacaaactgatagatgcaggtgtgcaggtagtcttttttgaagcaggatgtaagatgattaagggtgctatggtagttgctagaggtgtcaggtttggcactttgtataagcttgaagcatacactgttgagtgtaatagcacttttgtaaaaagtaaatctgcggatacttcactggaagatttgaaggtttcaccttcagcagatggtaatggtttttgggtacctaagggtgctctttcatttgaagcaaagttacctgcagagaagactatgttatggcactagagacttggccacattggagaaaagggtctaaggaccttgaaaaataaaaaccttgttgaaggtttgaatgactgtaatcttgactttgatttctgtgagcattgcatttatggaaaacaaaaccgcgttcagttttacttgagttctcataaaacttgtggtgttttggaccttatccattctgatgtgtttggtccagtagatgtctcttcgattggaaaatccacatattatgtttcatttattgatgattttagtagaaggacatgggtatattttctaaagagtaaatctgaagtttttagtcgttttaaagaatttaaagcaatggttgagttacagactggaaagaaaataaaatgtttgagaactgataatggtggtgagttttgctctaatgattttgatagattctgtaaagactgtggaattaacaggcagaagacaactccgtattctccacagcagaatggagttgcagaaagaatgaacaggacactgatggagaaggctaggagtatgttgagtggtgctggtctcgaacaaaagttttgggctgaagctgttgccattgcttgctacctgattaacaggtctcctacatcagctcttgttgataaaatgactatggaagcatggtcaggtcacaagccttcattgagacatcttagagtttttggttgcgaggcatatgcacatgtgccaaaggagaagcgaacaaagttggagaacaaggctgtgaaatgtatcttcatcgggtatagttatggtgtgaaaggatacaagctttgggaccttgttgcataaaaggtaattcacagtagaagtgttatttttagagaaattaagtctccttctattgcattgcagccagaacagactaaaaaagaagatgtgattcaacttccttctacacctgaaagagttgaattgagacccctagataggcaagaatttgaggagagctcgtctagctctgaatcttcagaagaggaggaagaacctccaactcagcttgttcgaaggtctacaagacatagacaaccacttgaaaggtattcacctgatgattggagttgtatttttgctctgaatactagtgtggatgaactgaaatctgtagaagaggcattaggtatgaatgatgcagaatcttggaagattgctatggaggaagaaatggcagctttgaaaaagattgatacatgggatcttgta from Cryptomeria japonica chromosome 3, Sugi_1.0, whole genome shotgun sequence harbors:
- the LOC131063322 gene encoding LOB domain-containing protein 1 — translated: MATNKIKRCASCMWQRKKCSESCIMAPHFPSTDPHKFEIVHRVFGTSNVLKMLQDVEENERAVAVNNMAYEANARLADPVYGSASAVYQLQKQIAELESELAITQEEVARMSRKRDVLISIVIGGSHVWSTTQQTDDLILEDIDLLWEPLWNWKVDSIKMEGSG